The DNA window TGTATTCGCCCTGCCACGACACCGGGCCGTGCACTTCGGCGTATTCCAGCGACCACTTGTCCACGTCGGTATCGCGCCCGGCATCGAAGCGCGCCAGCGTCAGGCGGCTGTTCTCGGCCAGGTCGTTGGCCGGACGCGGGCGTAGCACCAGCGCGGCTGCATCGCGCGTGCCGGGATGGTCGTAGGCCTCGTGCGCCAGCGACAGGCCGACGTGCCGCAGCCTGGTGCCGGCATCCAGCGGCAGCCACGTCGCGCGGCCGCCGACCGCCGCGCCCTTGGTGGCACTGTTGTCGATGCTCTCCAGGCTGTAGGCGCTGGCTGCCCAGGTGCCATGCGGCAGCGTGGCTTGCCACGACACCGCCTTGCGGTAGATGGGCGCCAGTGTGCTGGCGCCCATGCCACGCTCCAGGAATGCGCCGTAGTTGGAGCCGGTGCGATCGTCCAGGCTGAAGTACTGCTTGAACTGGCCGACCGTCAGCGTGCCGGCGGAGAATTTCTTGGCGATGAACACATCGCGCGCCACGATGCCGGCGCTGCCCGGTTCGTCCTGCAGACCGGCCAGGTCGACCTCGGCCTTGTATTCCAAGCCGTAGAACTTGCCCGAGACATCCAGCCACACGCGGCGGAACTGGGTATCGTCCCGGTTCGGCGTGCCGCGATCGTCGTTGTCGAACGTGGCGAAGTCCCAGTGGATGCGGCCGCCGAGTGCGGCGGTGACCGGTGCACCGTCGTCGCCTTCTGCGGCGAAGGCAGGCACCGCCAGGTACAGAAACAGGCAGGCGGCGAGACGGCGGATGGTGGTGTTCGGTACTGGCACAGACCCTCCCAGGTGCTGGCGTGTCCGTGCCGTGCGGAATGCGTGGTGCGGACCGTGGTGGCGACCTTAGGGGCGCGAAGCTGTCATCGGCCTGTCGCTGCAGCGCGGCATTTTCCCGGTGAAATCATGGGGTTAGACCTTGGTCGCAAGCGCCGCGCGATGACAGGTGCACGACAGGAAGCGGCCGCTAGCCTCGCGCGACATGCACAGCGCGATCCGCGGATCGCGTGCACCTGGGAGGGCGCCGGCATGCGGGACGGATCGACGATGGCAGCAAGCTTTTTTGTTTCGATCCCGAATGCGTGATGCGCCGGACTGCACCCGGGCCTTGTCTCGCGATGGGCTTGCGTCCATCGCGGCGCACCTCGGGAAGCAGGACACTCATGCGAGCAATCCGGATTGAGCAATACGGCGGGCCGGAGGTCATCCAACGCGTCGAATGCGACGCGCCCACGCCCAAGGCCGATGAGGTACTGGTGCGCGTGGCCTGCGCCGGCATCAACTTCATGGACGTGCACACGCGCCAGGGCAAGTACCGCGATTCGCGCTCGTATCCGGTGCGCATCCCGCTGACGCTGGGCATGGAGGGCGCCGGCGAGGTGGTCGCGGTCGGACACGATGTCACGCGGTTCGCGCCCGGCGACCGCGTCGCCTGGTGCATCGTCTGGGGCGCGTATGCCGAGTACGCGGTGGTGCCGGCGGCGAAGCTGGCCCGGATTCCCGACGACATCGGCTTCGACCTGGCCGCCGCAGCAATTTTCCAGGGCTCGACCGCGCATTACCTGCTCGATGACGTCGCGCGCCTCAAGGCCGGTGACACGTGCCTGATCCACGCGGCGTCCGGCGGCATCGGCCAGCTGCTGGTGCAGATGGCCAAGCGGCGCGGCGTGACCGTGTTCGCCACCACCAGCACGCCGGACAAGGCGCGGGTCGCGCGCCGGCATGGCGCCGACCACGTGCTGGCGTACGACCACGGCGGTTTTGCCGATCGCATCCGCGCGCTGACCGAGGGCGTCGGCGTGGACGTGGTGTTCGACGCGGTCGGCAGGCCCACGCTGCGCGACAGCTTCCGCGCCACGCGCACGCGCGGGCTGGTGGTGAACTACGGCGCGGTCGCCGGTTCGCTGGATGACCTGGATCCGTACGAGCTGGGCGAGGCGGGATCGCTGTTCCTGACTCGGCCGCGGCTGGCCGATCACCTGGCCGACCCGGTCGCGATCCAGCGCCGCGCGGACGAGATCTTCGCCGCGATGCGCGAAGGCGCCCTGCAGATCGAAATCGTCAGGCGCTACACCCTGGACGACTTCGAGGCTGCGCACGAGGCCCTGGAGGCGCGGCGCCAGGTCGGCAAGGCCGTGCTGGAGATCGCCCGATCCGCGTAGCGGTGGCGACGCGGTCATCGACATGTCGCTGCGCACATCCGCCGCCGGGATGGACGCGGCGGCGCCCAACTGGAATGCTGCAGCGCCTTACGCTGCCCGCGACGAGTCCCATGCGCATTTTGCTGGTGGAAGACAACGTGGACCTGGCCGATGCCATCGTGCGGCGTATGCGCCGCAGTGGGCATGCGGTCGACTGGCAGCACGACGGGGTGGGCGCGGCCAGCGTGCTGCGCTACCAGAGCTTCGACCTGGTGGTGCTGGACATCGGTCTGCCGCGCCTGGATGGGTTGTCGCTGCTGGGCGACCTGCGCGAACGTGGTGACGCCACGCCGGTGCTGATGCTGACCGCGCGCGATGGCATCGAGGACCGCGTCAACGCGCTGGATGTCGGAGCCGACGATTACCTGGCCAAGCCGTTCGACTTCCGCGAATTCGAGGCGCGCTGCCGCGTGCTGCTGCGCCGCAGCCGCGGCCAGGCCACCGCCGCGGTGCAGGTCGGCGGGCTGGTATTCGACAGCGCCGCGCATACGGTGCAGGTCGACGGCGTGGCGCTGGAGCTGCCCAACCGAGAATTCCGCCTGCTGGAGATCCTGCTGGGCCGGCTGGACCAGGTGGTGAGCAAGGACGAGATCGCCAAGGGCCTGTTCGGCTTCGACGACGAAGCCGGGCCCAATGCGATCGAGCTGTACATCGGCCGGCTGCGCAAGAAGCTGGGCGATGCAGCGCCGCTGCGCATCACCACGGTGCGCGGCGTCGGCTACAAGGCCGAAACCGCCACGCCATGAGCGCCGCGCCGTCGACCGCGCCTTCGCTGCGCCGCACGCTGCTGCTGTATCTGGGCGCGCTGTCGGTGCTGGCGATCACCGGGCTGTTCTTCGCTGCGCGCGCCTACGGCAATCGTGCGGCCAACCAATCCTATGATCACCTGCTGGTGTCCTCGGCGCTGTCGATCCTGGACAGCGTGGCGCTGGCCGACGGGCAATGGCAGGTGGACCTGCCGTACGCGGCGCTGGACCTGCTGTCGATGGCACCGGAGGACCGCGTTTTTTATCGCGTGCTGGACGGGCAGGGCCGCACCATCACCGGCTATGACGACCTGCCGATGGCGCGGCGCATGCCGCAGGAAGGCAAGCCGGAACTGTTCGATGCACGCTACAGCGGCGAGCCGGTGCGCTGGGTGGTGGTGGGTCGTCGCATCGCCACGCCTTCGGCGCAGGCTCAGGTGCTGGTGGAGGTTGGCCAGACCAGGCGCGCGCGCGATGCGCTGGCCAGCGATTTGGTGCTGCGCGCGCTGGCCGCGCTGGCGCTGCTGTCGGTGCTCAGCGGGCTGCTGGTGTGGCTGGGCGTGCAGCGTGCGCTGCGTCCGCTGGCGCGATTGGAACGCGACCTGGCCCGGCGCGAGCCGGCCGACCTGCGTCCGCTGCCGGACGGCGCGCCGCAGGAAATGCAGCAGATGGTCGGCGCGCTCAACCACTTCATGCAGCGCCTGCAGGCCAGTAACGAGAACCTGCGCGCGTTCATGGCCGAGGCCGCGCACCAGATGCGCACGCCACTGGCGGCGCTGCGCGCGCAGGCGCAGCTGGGCCTGGACGAGGACGATCCAGCCGACATGCGCCGCAGCCTGGTCGCGGTGGAGCGCAACGCCACCCACATGAGCCGCCTGCTCAACCAGCTGCTCAGTGATGCCAGCGTGCTGCACCGGGCCAACCTGCAGGACTTTGAACGCTGCGACCTGGCCGAGGTGGTGCATCACGCGCTGCAAGACGCCTTGCCCGCCGTCGGCGCGCAGCCGCGCGTGCAGCGGGTGATCGACCCGACGCCGGCCCAGGTACGCGGCGATCCGCTGCTGTTGCGCGAGGCGATCAAGAACCTGATCGACAACGCGCTCAAGCACGGCGGCGCCGAAGGCCCGCTGCAAGTGACGCTCAACGTCGATGCCACCCACTGCATCCTGACCATCGCCGATCACGGCCCAGGCATCCCGGCGGCCGAGGCGAATACCGTGTTCGAACGGTTTGCCCGCGGCCAGCATGCGGTGCCCGGCGGCGCCGGGCTGGGGCTGGCCATCGTCAAGCGGGTCGCCGACAGTCACGGCGCGCGTATCGACCTGAGCAACCGGCCCGAGGGCGGCCTGGTGGTGACGCTGTGGTTCCCGAGGATCGCCTGATGTCGCGCATGCGTGTGTTGATCGCCTTGCTGGTGCTGTGCCTGCCGCAGGCCGCGCTAGCCGATCCGGGCGACGTGCGGCGCTTTCCCGCGCCCTCGGGCAACGCCGCCGCGCAGCTGCGCGTGCAGGGATCGACCGACCTGGAGGTCTTCGCCACGGTGATCGCCGATTACCAGCGCCTGCATCCGGACACCGAAGTGGTGTACGAGGACGTGATCGCCTGGGACATCGCCGCGCGCTATCTCAAGGATCCCTACGCGGCACGGCGGCCGGACATCATGATCAGCGCCAGCATGGATCTGCAGACCAAGCTGGCCAACGACGGCTACGCGCTGGCGCATCGCTCGCCGCAGACCGATGCGCTGCCGGACTGGGCGCAGTGGCGCCACGAGGTGTTCGCCATCAGCACCGAGCCAGTCGCCATCGTCTACAACACGCGCCTGCTGCCCGCCACCAAGGCGCCGCACACGCGCCGCCAGCTGCTGGATCTGCTGCGCGACCCGGCCGGTCCGCTGCGCGGGCGCGTGGGCACCTACGACGTGGAACGCAGCGGCACTGGCTATCTGTTCGCGACCCAGGATGCGCAGGTCGGCAGCGTGTCGAC is part of the Pseudoxanthomonas sp. JBR18 genome and encodes:
- a CDS encoding porin, which encodes MPVPNTTIRRLAACLFLYLAVPAFAAEGDDGAPVTAALGGRIHWDFATFDNDDRGTPNRDDTQFRRVWLDVSGKFYGLEYKAEVDLAGLQDEPGSAGIVARDVFIAKKFSAGTLTVGQFKQYFSLDDRTGSNYGAFLERGMGASTLAPIYRKAVSWQATLPHGTWAASAYSLESIDNSATKGAAVGGRATWLPLDAGTRLRHVGLSLAHEAYDHPGTRDAAALVLRPRPANDLAENSRLTLARFDAGRDTDVDKWSLEYAEVHGPVSWQGEYSGAVLDDGAQRADIQAAYGLVSWFVTGESRGYDRKTGRFSRIKGLRNKAGAFELALRYDRMWGQQRPDGLPDTIDASMEAVTLGANWYLKPNLRLMFDLIDSRNRDHRTATTLDHTRALTGRFQYDF
- a CDS encoding quinone oxidoreductase, translated to MRAIRIEQYGGPEVIQRVECDAPTPKADEVLVRVACAGINFMDVHTRQGKYRDSRSYPVRIPLTLGMEGAGEVVAVGHDVTRFAPGDRVAWCIVWGAYAEYAVVPAAKLARIPDDIGFDLAAAAIFQGSTAHYLLDDVARLKAGDTCLIHAASGGIGQLLVQMAKRRGVTVFATTSTPDKARVARRHGADHVLAYDHGGFADRIRALTEGVGVDVVFDAVGRPTLRDSFRATRTRGLVVNYGAVAGSLDDLDPYELGEAGSLFLTRPRLADHLADPVAIQRRADEIFAAMREGALQIEIVRRYTLDDFEAAHEALEARRQVGKAVLEIARSA
- a CDS encoding response regulator transcription factor; protein product: MRILLVEDNVDLADAIVRRMRRSGHAVDWQHDGVGAASVLRYQSFDLVVLDIGLPRLDGLSLLGDLRERGDATPVLMLTARDGIEDRVNALDVGADDYLAKPFDFREFEARCRVLLRRSRGQATAAVQVGGLVFDSAAHTVQVDGVALELPNREFRLLEILLGRLDQVVSKDEIAKGLFGFDDEAGPNAIELYIGRLRKKLGDAAPLRITTVRGVGYKAETATP
- a CDS encoding sensor histidine kinase — encoded protein: MSAAPSTAPSLRRTLLLYLGALSVLAITGLFFAARAYGNRAANQSYDHLLVSSALSILDSVALADGQWQVDLPYAALDLLSMAPEDRVFYRVLDGQGRTITGYDDLPMARRMPQEGKPELFDARYSGEPVRWVVVGRRIATPSAQAQVLVEVGQTRRARDALASDLVLRALAALALLSVLSGLLVWLGVQRALRPLARLERDLARREPADLRPLPDGAPQEMQQMVGALNHFMQRLQASNENLRAFMAEAAHQMRTPLAALRAQAQLGLDEDDPADMRRSLVAVERNATHMSRLLNQLLSDASVLHRANLQDFERCDLAEVVHHALQDALPAVGAQPRVQRVIDPTPAQVRGDPLLLREAIKNLIDNALKHGGAEGPLQVTLNVDATHCILTIADHGPGIPAAEANTVFERFARGQHAVPGGAGLGLAIVKRVADSHGARIDLSNRPEGGLVVTLWFPRIA
- a CDS encoding ABC transporter substrate-binding protein; amino-acid sequence: MRVLIALLVLCLPQAALADPGDVRRFPAPSGNAAAQLRVQGSTDLEVFATVIADYQRLHPDTEVVYEDVIAWDIAARYLKDPYAARRPDIMISASMDLQTKLANDGYALAHRSPQTDALPDWAQWRHEVFAISTEPVAIVYNTRLLPATKAPHTRRQLLDLLRDPAGPLRGRVGTYDVERSGTGYLFATQDAQVGSVSTALLAELGRNAVQLEERTGVLLDRVASGNLVLAYNVLGSYAKARIDAGAPLAIVQPEDYTLVALRTAVISRTAMHPAQARQFLDYLLSPRGQRVLTEQARLGPVLPASVTGTPARTMRPIVLGPGLLVYLDTLKRRQFLENWRTIVQPQAATP